Below is a genomic region from Spirosoma radiotolerans.
GCTGTTTTCCGAACTTCAGCAGCTTCGTATCCACCAATTTGGGCTTCGAGCGTAATGTGAGCGGTAATGGCGTCGATGACCGGCTGAGGCATCAAAGATGCTCCGGCATTATTAAAATGGGTGACGTGTTGAACGCCGGGCGTGTCGGCGCGAAGCGTCGTGAGATCAAGCATAGGTAAACAAACTAAAGAACCGACGTCAGCGAAATGACCTGTAGACTAGAGGGGCGTTAGTATGGGTTGGTTTCGAGTAATGCCAGTTCTAAGAAACTGACTAGTTAGGTATTATAAAACCTAACTGTCCCGCGATGGCTGTATCCTCACCGTGAGTGTCAAGTTAAGTTAAATAGAGTGAGCTTCCTTGGTCCGCGTCTTCACGGACCGAGGAAGCACTGACAAGGACATAGCCTTTGACCTGACAGCCATTATGTCTTCACTAACCTTGGAGACCATCAAGCAGGCGATCCCAACTGCGAATCTCTCGCTGCCAATCGGAAGGATCGCCATATTTCTGGGCCACGCCACTCTGCGTCAACTTGGCAAATACTCCTTTTAACGAATCTCTTTTAAACTGTGTTTGAGCGGTGTTCCTTTTCTCTACCAATCGCCCACTCAACCGAGGCAACAACTGCATCAGCAACGCTTCGTCTTCCTCGGAGTCCATTTCAATCAATAACTGGCTCATGACTTCCTGACCGTATATTCAGCAAGATAATAAACTCAAACCGGATTTACTTCCGTCAGGCTCGCCAATCGCAAACTCACCGCCCGTTTGTGGGCCTCGAGCGATTCAGCTTCGGCCATTGCTTCAACGACCGGCCCCAGCAACTGTAACCCCTCCGGACTGATGTGCTGAATAGTAATTTTCTTAACGAAGCTATCCAGCGAAACGCCACTGTAGGCGCGGGCAAAGCCGTTGGTCGGTAGCGTATGGTTGGTTCCCGATGCATAATCGCCCGCCGATTCGGGGGTGTAGTTGCCGAGGAAAATAGAGCCGGCATTGATGATCTTCTCAGCAACTGCTTCCGCGTTTTCAACGCTCAGGATTAAGTGCTCAGCGGCATAGGCATTCAGTAAATCGATGGCATCGGCTTCCGTATCGACCAAAATAGCTTTACTATTTTCCAGCGCTTTTTCGGCCAGTTCCCAGCGAGGTAGTTTACTTAGCTGAGTTGGCAAGGCCAGATTAACCATTGTTATGAGTTTCTTGCTCGTCGACACCAGCAACACCTGACTATCAGCACCGTGTTCGGCCTGGGAAAGCAAATCCGACGCCACAAATGCCGGTATGGCTGAATCATCGGCATAGACAGCCACTTCACTCGGCCCCGCGGGCATGTCGATAGCCATACCTTCTTTGGCCACGAGCATTTTTGCGGCTGTAACATACTGATTGCCTGGCCCAAAAATCTTGTACACCCGCGGTACCGATTCCGTTCCGTAAGCCATTGCTGCTATGGCCTGCGCTCCGCCGATGCGAAATACCTTCGTGATGCCGACGAGCTTAGCCGCAAAATAAATGGCGGGGTGATTACTTGGGGTACAAAGAACAACTTCCCGACAGCCAGCCAGTTGCGCCGGAACGCCCAGCATCAGCACCGTGCTAAAGAGCGGAGCCGTACCACCGGGAATATACAAGCCTACCTTTTCGATACCTACGCTTTTGCGCCAGCACGTAACGCCCGGCATGGTGTCAATTTTTTCGATGGGTTGTTTTTGCCGCTCATGAAAAAGCCGGATGTTCTGATACGCCTGTCCAATGGCGGTTTTCAGCTCGTCACTCAGTTGGCTTTCGGCCGCGTCGAGTTCGGCCTGAGGCACCTCAAGCCCACCCTCCGACAGATCGACTTTATCAAACGTCTGCGCCAGCTCGATCAAAGCCGCGTCGCCCCCGGTGCGAACCCGTGCCAAAATAGGCGCTACGGCCGCTTCAATCTGCTGCGTTGACTGCACCGGCCGAGCCAGGAGCGCGGGCCATTCGGCACGATCGGGGAATGAGATAATATTCATAAATGATGAATGATGGATGATAAATGATGAACAGTAGCCGCTGACTAAATCATTCATCATTCATCATCCATCATTTTTTTAATAAATCATTTTTTCAATTGGGATGACCAGAATTCCTTCGGCACCGGCGGCCCGAATGGCTTCGATATTTTCCCAGAATTCATTTTCATTCAGCACCGAATGGACGGAACTCCAGCCCTCGGTTGCCAGGGGCGTTACGGTCGGGCTTTTCATGCCGGGCAGTAAGGCCGTAATCTGGTCCAGCGCATGGTTGGGTGCGTTCAGGACAATGTATTTATTATTTTTAGCCGCCTGCACCGACTTGATGCGAAACAGGAGTTTATCAACCAGAGCTTGCTTGTCGGCATCGAGTTCAGGCCGGGCAATAAGAATCGCTTCGGACCGAAAAATTGTTTCAACTTCTTTTAACCCGTTGCTTAACAGCGTGCTACCCGAACTGACAATATCGCAAACGGCTTCGGCCAGACCAATACTAGGCGCGATTTCAACCGATCCGCTGATTTCGTGAATCTCGGCCTTAACCCCCTGCCCTGCCAAATAATGGCCCAGCAAATTGGGATACGATGTAGCAATATTTTTACCCTGCAAGTCCTGAATTCCCGTCCAGTCGGTGCCTCGGGGAATGGCAATAGACAGTCGGCATTTCGAAAAGCCCAGTTTATGAACCGTCGTTACGGGTCGCCCGGTTTCAACCGAGACA
It encodes:
- the hisD gene encoding histidinol dehydrogenase, with translation MNIISFPDRAEWPALLARPVQSTQQIEAAVAPILARVRTGGDAALIELAQTFDKVDLSEGGLEVPQAELDAAESQLSDELKTAIGQAYQNIRLFHERQKQPIEKIDTMPGVTCWRKSVGIEKVGLYIPGGTAPLFSTVLMLGVPAQLAGCREVVLCTPSNHPAIYFAAKLVGITKVFRIGGAQAIAAMAYGTESVPRVYKIFGPGNQYVTAAKMLVAKEGMAIDMPAGPSEVAVYADDSAIPAFVASDLLSQAEHGADSQVLLVSTSKKLITMVNLALPTQLSKLPRWELAEKALENSKAILVDTEADAIDLLNAYAAEHLILSVENAEAVAEKIINAGSIFLGNYTPESAGDYASGTNHTLPTNGFARAYSGVSLDSFVKKITIQHISPEGLQLLGPVVEAMAEAESLEAHKRAVSLRLASLTEVNPV
- the hisG gene encoding ATP phosphoribosyltransferase → MSSVLRIALQKSGRLSEDSYQLFKECGIRFDYGTGKLKSVSSNFPAEFLFLRDDDIPGYVEDGVADLGIVGENVSVETGRPVTTVHKLGFSKCRLSIAIPRGTDWTGIQDLQGKNIATSYPNLLGHYLAGQGVKAEIHEISGSVEIAPSIGLAEAVCDIVSSGSTLLSNGLKEVETIFRSEAILIARPELDADKQALVDKLLFRIKSVQAAKNNKYIVLNAPNHALDQITALLPGMKSPTVTPLATEGWSSVHSVLNENEFWENIEAIRAAGAEGILVIPIEKMIY